One part of the Vicia villosa cultivar HV-30 ecotype Madison, WI linkage group LG6, Vvil1.0, whole genome shotgun sequence genome encodes these proteins:
- the LOC131613963 gene encoding uncharacterized protein LOC131613963, with product MDLPPSETRRPPSSPSSPPILPDEIMAEVLSLLPVKSLVQMKCVSKFFNSLISDPTFIKMHLRRSARNPQLTLVSGKCVADFCFATLPIKKILDNPLITVPEKPFYPLLDTVHYWLVGSCNGLLCFAHYSSFTDSYRDCWLNFYNPATNTLSNKLGHFKDYCKHRFFFSRYAFGYDCLTDNYKVVALRLIADDSEIGGENGDSETQLRKRMRTEVRVFSVGENVWRDIQDFSVGPLRLTLPSENHGVYLNGSLNWLALRNCYSADMFYHSNDITLDQFVIISIELGAERHVELMPPRGLEEVPLIEPTISVLLESLCFCHDFKQTCLVIWQMKEFGVGESWTQLYRINYQNLQHIGCWLPCWLSLHISQDKNTLVLANKRDLLAIIYDWANNRVDIVTNKPRWAFCKDYVESLVSGVLHSQFNKTVVTLIPKSSTAISIKDFRPIAGCTTFYKIIARILSDRLGKSASYENIAVSQVISHEKSQQNLQGDTTSVEMLLSTVKLFSLSTGLVMNPQKCKMFCGGVDDTNKEAIKELNGFEEGQFPIRYLGVPLAAKRLNITHYLPLIEKIVGNYEIERRLIKDSADLGQITREIWYHIPSWIEINHVPQDWVIEQGWIIENTKKKGWKARMLKLAFTEAFYGI from the exons ATGGATCTCCCTCCCTCTGAAACTCGTCGGCCACCTAGCTCGCCGTCGTCACCGCCTATCCTCCCAGACGAAATCATGGCGGAAGTCCTGTCCTTACTTCCCGTAAAATCTCTCGTTCAAATGAAATGCGTGAGTAAGTTCTTCAACTCTCTCATTTCTGATCCCACCTTTATCAAAATGCATCTCCGTCGATCAGCTCGAAACCCTCAACTCACACTTGTCTCTGGAAAGTGCGTAGCAGATTTCTGTTTCGCCACTCttcctataaaaaaaattctcgACAATCCTCTTATCACCGTTCCGGAGAAGCCTTTCTATCCATTGTTGGATACAGTTCATTATTGGTTGGTTGGTTCTTGTAATGGATTGCTCTGTTTTGCTCATTATTCTAGTTTCACTGATAGTTATAGAGATTGTTGGCTCAATTTCTATAATCCAGCTACAAATACTTTATCTAACAAATTAGGCCATTTTAAAGATTATTGCAAGCATCGTTTTTTCTTCTCTAGATATGCATTTGGTTATGATTGTTTAACTGATAATTATAAAGTAGTCGCATTACGATTGATTGCTGATGACAGTGAAATTGGTGGTGAAAATGGAGACAGTGAAACTCAATTGAGAAAAAGGATGAGAACAGAGGTGAGAGTTTTTAGTGTCGGTGAAAATGTTTGGAGAGATATTCAAGATTTTTCGGTTGGCCCTCTCCGGTTAACTCTTCCTAGTGAGAATCATGGTGTTTATTTGAATGGTAGTCTTAATTGGTTGGCGCTTCGAAATTGCTACTCTGCGGATATGTTTTATCATAGCAATGATATTACTCTTGATCAATTTGTGATCATTTCAATTGAACTGGGTGCTGAGAGACACGTGGAGTTAATGCCTCCGCGGGGTTTGGAGGAAGTGCCGCTGATTGAGCCGACTATTTCTGTGTTGCTGGAGTCTCTTTGTTTTTGTCATGATTTCAAACAAACTTGTTTGGTTATATGGCAGATGAAGGAGTTTGGGGTTGGAGAGTCTTGGACTCAACTTTATAGAATTAATTATCAAAATCTTCAACACATTGGATGTTGGTTGCCGTGCTGGTTGTCGTTGCACATTTCGCAGGATAAGAATACTTTGGTATTGGCAAACAAGCGTGATCTGCTAGCTATTATCTATGATTGGGCAAATAATAGAGTAGATATAGTTACCAATAAACCGCGGTGGGCCTTTTGCAAGGAttatgttgaaagtttggtttca GGTGTTTTGCATAGTCAATTCAATAAGACTGTGGTGACACTCATTCCTAAGAGTTCTACTGCCATTAGCATAAAGGATTTCAGACCTATAGCAGGATGCACTACATTTTACAAGATTATTGCTAGGATCCTCTCTGATAGATTAGGCAAG AGTGCTTCCTACGAAAATATTGCTGTTTCGCAGGTAATTTCGCATGAAAAATCCCAACAGAATCTGCAG ggtgATACTACTTCAGTTGAAATGCTTCTATCTACTGTGAAGCTCTTTTCATTGTCTACAGGCTTGGTGATGAATCCTCAAAAATGCAAGATGTTTTGTGGTGGAGTGGATGATACAAATAAAGAAGCTATCAAAGAGCTGAATGGGTTTGAAGAAGGGCAATTTCCTATTAGATATCTTGGTGTTCCTCTGGCTGCTAAAAGACTAAACATCACTCATTATCTCCCTCTCATTGAGAAGATTGTTG GAAATTATGAAATAGAGAGAAGACTTATCAAAGATTCAGCAGATTTGGGCCA GATCACTCGAGAAATTTGGTATCACATTCCGAGTTGGATTGAGATCAACCATGTTCCTCAAGACTGGGTGATTGAACAAGGTTGGATTATTGAGAATACGAAAAAGAAGGGTTGGAAGGCCAGGATGTTGAAGCTTGCCTTCACTGAGGCGTTTTATGGCATATGA